The following coding sequences lie in one Fusarium poae strain DAOMC 252244 chromosome 1, whole genome shotgun sequence genomic window:
- a CDS encoding hypothetical protein (TransMembrane:10 (i48-67o73-106i127-148o168-186i193-217o279-304i386-406o412-431i443-465o477-499i)) gives MADTKKTQAVDGLRGQPYDGFNSDERPVADNSSTIDAQNFAFTEDRKIGVTGAVFLILNKMIGTGIFSTPSSIFAATGSVGISLMLWVIGGFLTFCGLSVFLEFGLAIPRSGGEKNYLERVYRHPKYLATCVLASQMILLGFSSGNSLAFGRYILYASGRETPDGWEARGIAVACITFAVLLHSTLPKWGIRLFNVLGVFKVVILLFIVFSGFAALAGHRRVPDPHNFDSAFRIEDGDGYGGGGAYAYSNALLNIIYSYKGWENANYVLGELKNPRKTLAVAAPIAIGGVTILYVLANVAYFAAIPKSDLAKSEVIVAGLFFRNVFGQSAAARSLPAFVALSNLGNVLAVSFAHARVNQELAKEGMLPFSRFWASNKPFNSPAPSLFLHWIVTVVVLLAPPAGPAYNFIVNLYTYPGAWINGFVTAGLIYLHWSKSENWTSPWYTYLPISVLYLLANIFLAFVPFIPPDGDWNADGYPYYVFPVVGVGVLILGAIYWTFWTKIFPKIGGYKIVADRTFDDAGVETVRYRKVSVRHR, from the exons ATGGCCGACACAAAGAAAACCCAGGCCGTTGATGGCTTGCGCGGTCAGCCATACGATGGTTTCAACAGCGATGAGAGGCCTGTTGCTGACAACTCGAGTACTATTGATGCGCAAAACTTTGCCTTTACAGAGGACCGCAAGATTGGCGTCACTGGTGCTGTCTTTTTGATTCTTAACAAGATGATCGGTACAGGAA TCTTTTCTACACCATCGAGTATCTTCGCAGCTACTGGTTCCGTGGGCATATCTCTTATGCTGTGGGTCATCGGTGGTTTCTTGACCTTTTGCGGTCTGAGTGTGTTTCTCGAATTTGGATTGGCGATTCCAAGATCCGGAGGAGAGAAGAACTATCTTGAAAGAGTCTATCGACATCCGAAATACTTGGCCACTTGTGTTTTGGCCAGTCAAATGATCCTTCTTGGCTTCTCGTCTGGTAACTCCCTCGCTTTTGGGCGTTATATCCTCTACGCATCAGGTAGAGAGACGCCTGATGGATGGGAGGCTCGCGGTATAGCAGTCGCATGCATCACCTTCGCCGTCCTCCTTCACAGCACACTGCCGAAATGGGGTATCCGGTTATTTAACGTCTTGGGCGTTTTCAAAGTCGTCATCCTCTTGTTCATTGTCTTTTCAGGCTTTGCAGCACTAGCAGGACACCGTCGCGTTCCCGATCCTCACAACTTTGACAGCGCCTTCCGCATTGAAGACGGAGATGGATACGGTGGCGGAGGAGCATACGCTTATTCAAACGCCCTTCTAAACATTATCTACAGTTACAAGGGTTGGGAAAACGCCAACTACGTCCTCGGCGAACTGAAGAACCCCAGAAAGACACTTGCCGTCGCAGCCCCCATCGCCATCGGTGGCGTGACGATTCTTTACGTTCTCGCAAACGTCGCGTACTTTGCAGCGATTCCCAAATCTGACCTCGCCAAGTCTGAAGTCATCGTCGCCGGTCTCTTTTTCAGAAACGTTTTTGGCCAAAGCGCTGCGGCGAGGAGCTTGCCTGCGTTCGTCGCGCTGAGTAACTTGGGTAATGTTTTGGCTGTTTCCTTCGCGCACGCGAGAGTGAATCAGGAGTTGGCTAAAGAGGGAATGTTGCCTTTTAGTCGGTTCTGGGCGTCAAACAAGCCTTTCAATTCGCCTGCTCCATCT TTGTTTCTTCATTGGATTGTCACTGTTGTTGTGCTTCTTGCACCACCTGCTGGACCAGCTTATAACTTCATCGTCAACTT ATACACGTACCCCGGCGCCTGGATCAACGGCTTTGTCACAGCCGGTCTTATCTACCTCCACTGGAGCAAATCCGAAAACTGGACATCGCCATGGTACACATACCTTCCGATATCGGTTCTTTACCTGCTAGCCAATATCTTCCTCGCTTTTGTGCCTTTTATTCCACCTGATGGCGATTGGAACGCGGATGGATATCCGTACTATGTGTTCCCTGTCGTCGGCGTTGGTGTTTTGATACTTGGTGCTATCTACTGGACATTCTGGACCAAGATCTTTCCAAAGATTGGAGGATACAAGATTGTGGCTGATAGGACATTTGATGATGCTGGTGTTGAGACGGTGCGGTACCGCAAGGTGTCTGTCCGACATCGTTAG
- a CDS encoding hypothetical protein (TransMembrane:7 (o12-31i52-76o88-109i147-173o179-199i211-233o296-315i)), whose amino-acid sequence MLELFSVPVFVVVFRETLETAIIVSVLLAFLKQTLDGSQRDANLYKTLRTQVWAGTATGFAVCAIASGIIIGTFYILGSDTWADHEYYYEGVFSLISAIIITIMGGALLRVGKMEDKWRAKLSKAIEEPVVAGHGKRAWLINLFEKYAMFVLPCITVLREGIEGIVFVAGVSFSAPASAVPLPVILGLTLGGLVGYALYRGGSSAKLQYFLVASTCLLYLVAAGLFSRAIWLFEQQQWNKVVGGDAAELGDGPGSYDIDRSIWHVNCCNPQLNGGGGWAILNAVVGWNNSATYGSVLAYNLYWVFVIAQFTAMAYKEDHGHWPLVKAKEEHSRTD is encoded by the exons ATGCTCGAACTGTTCTCGGTCCCCGTCTTTGTCGTCGTGTTTCGAGAGACTCTCGAAACAGCCATCATTGTCTCTGTTCTGCTGGCTTTTCTCAAACAGACCCTTGATGGCTCTCAGCGCGATGCTAACCTTTATAAAACCCTGCGCACACAG GTCTGGGCTGGAACTGCGACTGGCTTCGCAGTCTGCGCTATTGCATCTGGTATCATCATTGGCACATTCTATATCCTAGGAAGTGACACCTGGGCAGACCATGAGTACTACTATGAAGGCGTCTTTTCGCTCATTTCAGCCATAATCATTACCATCATGGGCGGCGCTTTGTTGCGCGTCGGAAAGATGGAGGATAAATGGCGAGCCAAGCTGTCCAAGGCCATTGAGGAGCCTGTAGTAGCTGGTCACGGAAAAAGGGCTTGGCTGATCAACCTATTCGAGAAGTATGCCATGTTTGTATTGCCCTGTATTACCGTTCTTCGCGAGGGTATTGAGGGTATTGTCTTCGTTGCGGGCGTTTCATTCTCTGCGCCCGCTTCAGCTGTACCTCTGCCCGTTATTCTGGGTTTGACACTGGGCGGTCTCGTTGGATATGCTCTCTACCG GGGCGGATCATCTGCAAAGCTACAGTATTTCCTCGTCGCTTCAACCTGTCTTCTGTACCTTGTCGCAGCAGGCTTGTTCTCCCGCGCTATCTGGCTTTTTGAGCAGCAACAGTGGAACAAGGTTGTCGGCGGAGATGCCGCGGAGCTCGGCGATGGTCCTGGATCGTACGATATTGACCGAAGCATCTGGCACGTCAAC TGCTGCAACCCCCAACTCAACGGCGGAGGAGGCTGGGCTATCCTGAATGCTGTTGTTGGATGGAACAACTCCGCCACATACGGATCTGTTCTTGCATACAACTTGTATTGGGTGTTCGTGATTGCGCAGTTTACCGCCATGGCATACAAGGAGGATCACGGCCATTGGCCTcttgtcaaggccaaggaagagCACAGCAGGACAGACTAG
- a CDS encoding hypothetical protein (TransMembrane:17 (o25-44i51-77o89-108i120-139o145-163i239-258o264-282i294-312o392-412i469-497o517-539i830-851o871-891i935-955o967-987i1054-1075o1081-1101i)) — MDSENNFGPHSVGVFDFTILFEQSILSLLPTALFLLLVPFRLFILRNNEKAVVLGTLLWLKLATATCYVCLQVTLIVLWSRERSTKMAIAEPVLGFIESIALITLIFFEHKNSRKPSKIIGGYLAVTVILDIALVRTFWIRSIWAIAAVFTCSLALKSTLLILEEWPKLLLREQDKIRETSSGVINRSFFWWLNSLFLQGHHGILETEDLQNIDPKFDTDHVLRPLEERWLRDPKNSQFSLLKCTFLAYKWQFAAGILPRLLHSGFNFAQPFLIQSVIIFVARKEMSVEISSGLIGATVLIYLGLAISGAWHKHLSFQMVTMYRGGLISMMFKKTLRLKTSSIKDSAQVTLMTTDVETIVAAGASVHDMWANMLELPIGIYLLHRQIGNPSLLVLVPTIITTILSGIISISMEPATVRWNAMVQKRVGETSSMLDQIKGIKMMGLTDFYFQTVQSLRVKELKISAKLRWLLVHFITLATVSAQVTPVVVILSAIYWSKSDGGLSVAEAFTSLSLVSLVAQPLISVLVSLMQIAGVLAGCGRIQTFLLLKEQDVMTAEVPGNGLAVVIDNASFSTDEGNALLTDVNMRVVHGTINMIVGKVGGGKSSLLKAIIGENIPSQGIVERDGSVAYCDQVPWLRNTTISKNIVGQSQVDEKWLATVIRSCALEEDLAQLPQGQETIVGSRGVALSGGQKQRVALARAVYSQSDLIVLDDVFSSLDQTTSDTVFDRLLGADGLLRTRTVILATSNARFLSSADYITVVEEGRLTRNQMTYSDLELAETLRAITPTQPTEIVQKDIATATPTQEIDLSRKTGDTECYRIYVRSMGWKVIGFVFPAAITGAVLEAMPQIWLRIWTEKGDGSKDARYVGGYVGLVVASMLMALLNIGYFLIEGVERSSNNLHEQLLKAVCRAPLHFFTTTENGSILNRFSQDMSLIDMSLPLAFYLTLDLTLRGLVQTGVVASGASYFGAFLPISFLALYLIQKYYLRTSRQMRLLDLEAKTPLYTQFIEITAGLSTVRSFGWTGELLNESFKLLNTSQKPFYLMFCIQRWLELVLDLFVAGMAMLLVTIALRIPGTTSEGAIGLSMVNLLGLNLTLTTVIDQWTTLETSLGAIARLKAFIGSTPNENKDAEKEMPDDWPAGKIEIEGITASYSDQSQPVLHDISLVLEPGQKVCLCGRSASGKSSLILSILRLLELQTGTIRIDGKDLTTISRQYIRSQITTIPQDPVNISGTIRQNMDPEELVQADEMLIAALKKTNLWSIIETRGGLDADISALGFSVGQLQLFCLARALLSHSNIILLDEPSSSVDDATTKEVRQIIQQVMHGRTIIEVAHRLDHVTDFDIVVVMENGRIIETGDPRDLLTRDSALKALHG; from the exons ATGGATTCTGAAAATAACTTCGGGCCTCATAGTGTAGGCGTTTTCGACTTTACCATTCTCTTTGAGCAGAGCATCTTGTCGCTTCTACCTACTGCATTGTTTCTGCTACTTGTGCCATTTAGACTGTTTATATTGAGGAACAATGAGAAGGCTGTCGTACTTGGGACTTTATTATGGCTAAAATTG GCCACGGCTACCTGTTATGTATGCCTGCAGGTCACTCTGATTGTGCTGTGGTCTCGAGAACGCTCGACAAAGATGGCCATAGCGGAACCAGTCTTGGGATTTATCGAATCGATAGCCCTCATTACACTGATATTTTTTGAACACAAAAACTCCAGGAAGCCTTCCAAGATAATTGGGGGATACCTTGCCGTTACTGTTATTCTCGATATTGCTTTGGTACGCACCTTTTGGATACGGTCGATTTGGGCTATTGCGGCCGTGTTCACTTGCTCCCTCGCACTCAAATCAACTCTTCTGATATTAGAAGAATGGCCCAAACTCTTATTGCGAGAGCAAGACAAGATACGAGAAACCTCTTCAGGTGTCATCAACAGAAGTTTCTTCTGGTGGCTAAACAGTCTCTTCCTTCAAGGGCATCATGGCATTCTCGAAACTGAAGATTTGCAAAACATTGACCCGAAATTTGATACAGATCATGTGTTGAGACCGCTGGAAGAACGATGGTTACGAG ACCCAAAGAACAGTCAGTTCAGCCTTTTGAAGTGCACATTTCTCGCCTACAAATGGCAGTTCGCAGCAGGCATCCTCCCTCGACTTCTCCACAGTGGCTTCAACTTTGCGCAACCATTTCTTATACAATCCGTCATTATATTTGTTGCCCGTAAGGAAATGTCTGTCGAGATTTCCAGTGGCCTTATCGGAGCGACTGTGCTTATTTATCTGGGCCTCGCAATATCTGGAGCGTGGCACAAGCATCTGTCATTTCAGATGGTCACCATGTACAGAGGTGGACTGATCTCGATGATGTTCAAGAAGACCCTGAGACTCAAAACATCATCCATCAAAGATTCCGCACAAGTCACGCTCATGACAACAGACGTCGAAACAATTGTGGCTGCCGGAGCGTCAGTCCATGACATGTGGGCCAATATGCTTGAGCTTCCAATTGGTATCTATCTACTGCACCGTCAGATAGGTAACCCTAGTCTTCTTGTGCTGGTTCCTACAATCA TTACCACCATTCTGAGCGGAATCATCTCGATATCAATGGAGCCAGCGACAGTGCGTTGGAACGCTATGGTCCAAAAGCGTGTGGGCGAAACATCAAGCATGCTAGACCAGATCAAAGGCATTAAGATGATGGGCTTGACCGATTTCTATTTTCAAACAGTACAGAGTCTGAGGGTGAAGGAGTTGAAGATCTCTGCAAAACTTCGATGGCTACTTGTGCACTTTATCACACTTG CCACGGTATCTGCGCAAGTAACACCAGTCGTTGTGATACTCTCAGCAATCTACTGGTCCAAGTCGGACGGAGGACTAAGCGTCGCCGAGGCTTTTACGTCATTGTCCTTGGTATCACTCGTCGCGCAACCGCTTATCTCAGTCCTGGTGTCGTTGATGCAGATTGCTGGGGTTTTGGCAGGGTGTGGCAGGATCCAGACATTTCTGTTACTCAAGGAGCAAGATGTCATGACAGCAGAGGTACCTGGAAACGGTCTGGCCGTGGTCATCGATAATGCAAGTTTTTCCACAGACGAAGGAAACGCTCTTCTTACCGATGTTAACATGCGTGTTGTTCATGGAACCATCAATATGATCGTTGGCAAAGTCGGAGGCGGCAAGTCTTCTCTCCTCAAAGCCATCATCGGCGAGAACATACCCTCACAAGGGATCGTCGAAAGAGATGGTTCAGTCGCCTATTGTGATCAAGTGCCATGGCTGCGAAATACAACAATCAGCAAAAACATCGTTGGGCAGTCACAGGTTGACGAGAAATGGCTTGCGACAGTCATACGGTCATGTGCACTTGAAGAGGACCTGGCGCAATTGCCACAGGGCCAAGAGACTATTGTTGGATCCAGAGGAGTGGCTTTGAGTGGTGGGCAGAAGCAGCGAGTTGCTCTCGCTCGTGCTGTTTACTCCCAAAGTGATCTCATTGTTCTTGACGATGTCTTCAGCAGTCTTGACCAAACAACATCTGACACAGTCTTTGATCGACTTCTGGGAGCAGATGGGTTGCTTCGTACAAGGACTGTCATTCTTGCAACCAGTAACG CCCGTTTTCTTTCCTCGGCCGATTATATCACAGTTGTTGAGGAGGGTCGCCTTACTCGCAATCAAATGACATACTCTGATCTCGAACTTGCGGAAACGCTCAGAGCCATTACACCAACCCAACCCACCGAGATCGTTCAGAAGGACATTGCCACGGCTACCCCAACACAAGAGATTGACCTGTCACGAAAGACTGGCGATACAGAATGCTACCGGATTTATGTTCGCTCAATGGGCTGGAAAGTTATCGGCTTTGTGTTTCCTGCCGCTATAACGGGTGCGGTCCTGGAAGCCATGCCTCAGATCTGGCTACGAATCTGGACAGAGAAGGGCGACGGGTCGAAGGATGCCAGATATGTAGGTGGTTACGTGGGACTTGTTGTTGCCTCTATGCTTATGGCTCTTCTCAACATCGGTTACTTCCTCATTGAGGGCGTTGAGAGATCTTCCAACAACCTTCACGAGCAGCTCTTGAAAGCGGTTTGCCGAGCACCATTGCATTTCTTTACAACAACCGAAAATGGTAGCATTTTGAATCGCTTCAGCCAAGATATGTCGCTCATTGATATGTCATTACCATTGGCGTTCTATCTCACGCTGGACTTGACGCTACGCGGTTTGGTCCAAACAGGAGTTGTTGCATCAGGTGCAAGTTATTTTGGGGCCTTTCTCCCAATTTCCTTCCTTGCTCTTTATCTCATCCAGAAATACTATCTGCGTACCTCGAGACAAATGCGTCTTCTCGATCTTGAAGCAAAGACGCCACTCTACACGCAATTCATTGAAATCACGGCAGGATTGTCGACTGTCCGCTCTTTTGGATGGACAGGGGAACTTTTAAACGAGAGTTTCAAGCTACTCAACACATCACAGAAACCATTTTATCTAATGTTCTGCATACAAAGATGGCTCGAGCTGGTACTTGATCTCTTCGTTGCTGGCATGGCAATGTTGCTGGTTACAATTGCGCTACGGATCCCGGGAACCACCAGCGAAGGAGCAATAGGACTCTCCATGGTCAATTTGCTCGGCCTCAACCTCACTCTAACAACTGTGATTGACCAATGGACGACTTTGGAGACGTCCTTAGGAGCTATCGCCAGGCTCAAAGCGTTCATTGGCAGCACACCAAACGAGAACAAGGACGCTGAAAAAGAAATGCCAGATGACTGGCCAGCCGgcaagattgagattgagggAATCACAGCTTCATACAG TGACCAGTCGCAACCAGTCCTACATGATATATCTCTGGTTCTCGAACCAGGACAAAAGGTCTGCCTTTGCGGCCGCTCTGCAAG TGGCAAATCTTCCCTCATCCTCTCAATCTTACGGCTTCTCGAACTCCAGACCGGAACCATTCGCATCGATGGCAAGGATCTTACGACGATATCACGCCAATACATTAGATCGCAAATCACAACTATACCTCAAGATCCGGTCAACATTTCAGGTACCATCCGGCAGAACATGGATCCTGAAGAGCTGGTTCAGGCGGATGAGATGCTCATCGCGGCTTTGAAAAAGACGAACCTTTGGTCTATCATTGAAACCCGTGGAGGGTTGGACGCCGATATCTCGGCACTTGGCTTTTCAGTCGGACAGCTTCAACTGTTCTGTCTTGCAAGAGCGTTACTCTCACACTCCAACATTATTCTTCTTGATGAACCATCAAGCAGTGTGGATGACGCCACGACCAAGGAAGTGCGCCAAATCATCCAGCAAGTTATGCACGGCCGAACAATTATCGAAGTTGCGCATCGACTTGATCATGTCACAGACTTTGACATCGTGGTCGTGATGGAAAATGGCAGAATAATTGAAACCGGTGATCCAAGAGATTTACTGACTCGAGATTCTGCCTTGAAAGCGTTGCATGGGTAG
- a CDS encoding hypothetical protein (SECRETED:SignalP(1-15)~TransMembrane:1 (n3-10c15/16o532-555i)~CAZy:AA1_2~CAZy:AA1_1~CAZy:AA1_3), translated as MRFGWAVVFTPAVLAATVSYDFTIEWVRADPDGAFERPTIGINGKWPIPRIEANVGDTVLVNARNNLGNQSTSLHFHGLFMNGSNHMDGPSQVTQCAIRPGESFLYNFTITQPGTYWYHSHTESQYPDGLRGPLIIHDPESPFKAQYDEEIIMTISDWYHDQMQTLIPEFMRKGNPTGAEPVPQAALMNETQDLQVVVQPGKTYLLRLANIGAFAGHFFWIEGHNLTIVEVDGAYTKPASANMIYLSAGQRCSVLVTTKQSTLDNFPIDLFDVLPDDLNWNVTGWLVYDQQKDLPEPSTVYEFDPYDDMDLVPYDDMARLPEPSKHIELDVVMDNLRDGANYAFFNNITYRAPKVPTLYTALTSGKEATNPQIYGTYTHSFVLEKDEIVQIVVNNRDDGRHPFHLHGHHFQVLHRSEDDVGDFAGSEEFAETPMRRDTVVVRGNGNAVLRFKADNPGVWLFHCHIEWHVTSGLIATFVEDPLALQASLELPQNHLDACKAGGVPTVGNAAGNTNLLDLSGENVPPPRLPEGFTLKGIVAFAFSTLMGIFGIYTVASYGMKKEKKTPERAPLLAEEELPEQ; from the exons ATGAGATTCGGATGGGCTGTGGTTTTTACGCCAGCCGTTTTGGCTGCTACGGTGTCTTATGATTTCACTATTGAATGGGTCAGAGCGGATCCTGACGGGGCATTCGAAAGGCCGACGATTGGGATAAACGGGAAGTGGCCAATTCCCAGGATTGAGGCTAATGTTGGAGATACCGTTTTGGTCAACGCGAGGAATAATCTGGGCAATCAGAGCACATCACTTCATTTCCATGGATTGTTTATGAACGGTTCCAATCATATGGATGGTCCTTCACAGGTTACCCAGTGCGCCATTCGACCTGGCGagtcttttctttataactttacG ATCACCCAACCCGGGACATATTGGTATCACTCACACACTGAAAGCCAATACCCAGACGGTCTTCGTGGCCCTCTCATCATTCATGACCCAGAGTCACCTTTCAAAGCTCAATATGACGAAGAGATCATCATGACTATCTCAGATTGGTATCACGACCAGATGCAGACTCTAATTCCAGAATTTATGAGAAAGGGAAATCCAACTGGAGCTGAACCAGTTCCTCAGGCTGCTCTCATGAACGAAACGCAGGATCTACAAGTCGTTGTCCAGCCCGGAAAGACATATCTTCTTCGACTGGCCAATATCGGCGCGTTTGCAGGACACTTCTTCTGGATCGAGGGACATAACCTGACTATTGTTGAAGTGGATGGTGCTTATACAAAACCAGCCTCAGCTAATATGATCTACCTATCTGCTGGTCAACGATGCAGTGTTTTGGTTACCACAAAACAAAGTACTTTGGACAACTTTCCCATC GATCTATTCGACGTACTCCCCGATGATCTGAACTGGAACGTCACAGGATGGCTCGTATACGATCAACAAAAGGACCTCCCTGAACCGTCCACCGTCTACGAATTCGACCCTTACGACGATATGGATCTCGTACCGTATGATGACATGGCCAGACTTCCTGAACCCAGCAAACATATCGAACTCGACGTTGTTATGGATAACCTGCGTGATGGCGCCAACTATGccttcttcaacaacatcaccTATCGCGCTCCCAAGGTGCCAACTCTGTATACTGCGTTGACCAGCGGAAAAGAGGCGACGAACCCGCAGATCTACGGAACCTACACGCATAGCTTTGTTCTGGAAAAAGATGAGATCGTTCAGATTGTTGTCAACAATAGGGATGACGGACGACATCCATTCCACTTGCACGGTCATCACTTCCAGGTCCTTCACCGAAGCGAAGATGATGTTGGCGACTTCGCTGGATCAGAAGAGTTTGCTGAGACACCGATGAGACGAGATACTGTTGTTGTAAgaggaaatggaaatgcggTGCTTCGATTCAAAGCCGATAACCCAG GTGTCTGGCTGTTTCATTGCCATATCGAATGGCACGTCACTTCTGGTTTGATCGCAACATTCGTCGAAGACCCCCTCGCTTtgcaagcttctctcgaATTGCCTCAAAACCACCTCGATGCGTGCAAAGCTGGTGGTGTTCCCACCGTTGGTAACGCAGCTGGAAACACcaaccttcttgatctctcCGGCGAAAACGTCCCTCCACCACGTCTCCCTGAAGG CTTCACACTCAAAGGAATCGTTGCATTCGCATTCAGCACACTGATGGGTATATTCGGCATTTACACAGTCGCATCATATGGAatgaaaaaggaaaaaaagacacCCGAGAGAGCGCCACTGCTCGCCGAAGAAGAGCTCCCGGAGCAGTAG
- a CDS encoding hypothetical protein (TransMembrane:1 (o336-359i)): MGEDPSTAQEIELPASLDEQGLQHLVASHFAIVDPNGIAFVTDSEALPTVADVLAADDISITIDGKAVREIPGPNGLPFVGNYFEVYPDHLGNHQRLFEKYGPLFKTTNMGNTIYHTNDPKLATIVFSETDFFSKRIIEGHPLFPIKNKEAGVFLGDTNTEEWKEVHKFLPPALGPKAVRHYAPTMQRTVEDAFKVFDELDERDEAWNVYPYMLKLGAQAVGKLVLGMDFQHFSSPDARPHAMVLRIAQSLELNKKLTSMPSWYKSLPFGDPQRMREARSHMEAMMTASVAAAAKGEGDLELQDAAVEAENMVDYVLRASDSKGNKLPRERIMEPLVVATGAGFTTTSSLLSWLLYGLVAYPGMQERLLQELVDNGFEEDTQITADLTNKLTFLDKYIKETQRRHNPSYQPARTSAVDMILPGGYKLPKDSIVIPALHHIHNNTKIWDNPALFDPDRWDTDRVKNRPKDSYIPFATGPRMCVGFNFALQEVKVFLPKLVYRYKFSLAQDGPVEYDPMFQLIRPNNLYVRAEKRIKWPSKSD; this comes from the exons ATGGGCGAGGACCCTTCAACAGCCCAAGAAATTGAGCTACCCGCCTCCCTAGACGAGCAAGGTCTCCAACACTTGGTAGCGTCGCATTTTGCAATTGTTGACCCTAATG GAATCGCTTTTGTCACCGACTCTGAGGCTTTGCCAACGGTCGCTGATGTTCTCGCTGCTGATGACATTTCCATCACCATCGATGGCAAGGCTGTCCGTGAGATTCCAGGCCCCAATGGTCTGCCTTTTGTAGGTAACTATTTCGAGGTCTATCCCGACCATCTCGGCAACCACCAACGTCTGTTTGAGAAATATGGTCCTCTCTTCAAGACAACAAACATGGGCAACACTATCTACCACACAAACGATCCCAAGTTGGCCACCATTGTTTTCTCAGAGACggacttcttctccaagcgAATTATTGAAGGCCACCCTTTATTCcccatcaagaacaaggaggCTGGTGTCTTCCTTGGTGATACTAATACTGAAGAGTGGAAGGAGGTGCACAAGTTTTTGCCCCCTGCTCTCGGTCCCAAGGCTGTGCGACATTACGCACCCACCATGCAACGAACTGTTGAGGATGCCTTCAAGGTCTTTGATGAACTTGATGAGCGTGATGAGGCCTGGAACGTGTACCCTTATATGTTGAAGCTCGGAGCCCAGGCTGTTGGAAAGCTCGTCCTTGGAATGGATTTCCAGCACTTTTCTTCTCCTGATGCCCGACCTCATGCCATGGTCCTGAGAATTGCGCAATCTCTTGAACTCAACAAGAAGCTCACATCCATGCCCAGCTGGTACAAGAGCCTTCCCTTTGGCGACCCTCAGCGTATGCGAGAGGCTCGTTCTCACATGGAGGCCATGATGACAGCGTCTGTCGCCGCCGCTGCCAAGGGTGAAGGAGACTTGGAACTCCAGGATGCCGCTGTTGAGGCCGAGAACATGGTCGACTATGTCCTCCGTGCTAGTGACAGCAAGGGCAACAAGCTTCCCCGAGAGCGCATCATGGAGCCACTTGTCGTTGCCACTGGTGCAGGTTTCACCACAACCAGTTCTCTTCTATCGTGGCTTTTGTATGGTCTTGTTGCCTACCCCGGCATGCAAGAGAGACTTTTGCAAGAGTTGGTTGATAATGGCTTTGAAGAAGATACCCAGATCACCGCTGATCTAACCAACAAGCTCACATTCCTCGACAAGTACATCAAGGAGACACAACGCCGCCACAACCCCTCCTACCAACCCGCTAGAACATCAGCTGTTGACATGATTCTTCCTGGTGGCTACAAGCTGCCCAAGGACTCCATCGTCATCCCCGCCCTCCACCACAttcacaacaacaccaagatctgggacAACCCTGCTCTATTCGACCCGGACCGCTGGGACACTGACCGTGTGAAGAACCGTCCCAAGGATTCTTATATCCCCTTTGCGACCGGACCTCGCATGTGTGTTGGCTTCAACTTTGCTCTGCAGGAGGTCAAGGTCTTCTTGCCCAAGCTTGTATACCGATACAAGTTCAGTCTGGCTCAAGATGGACCTGTCGAGTACGATCCTATGTTCCAGCTGATTAGACCGAATAACCTGTATGTCAGGGCTGAAAAGAGGATAAAGTGGCCATCAAAGAGCGATTAA